In Natronococcus sp. AD-5, the genomic window GAGTCATGTAGTCCGATTCAACCGGCATGTACTCGCCGTCCGGGTCGCAAACCGCCTCGCCGATGAGATAGACCGTCGCCGGTGCGTCGTGCTCTCGGAGAATCGGCAAGACCGAATGGTGAAAGCTCGCCAGTCCGTCGTCGAACGTGAGTGCGATCTCTTTTCCCGCTTTCGGGGAGATTACGTCCGGTAAATCGACGATATCGTAGTTCGATTGTAACCACTCGAGGTGAGACCGAAACCATTCGGCCGGAATATCGTCCCACCCGGTTCCGTTTACCGAATGGTACTGTAAGACGATGGGATGGTGGTCCGCGAACCGGTGAACGAAATTAGTACGGGCGTTCACTCGCTGGAGGATATGTTGTTTCGGAATCATTATTCGGACGGAATAGCTCCTCGTATCTGCTGTCTATATGTCTTTCAGTGAACAAATCCGAAGAGCGGTGTTTGCAAGATGTGCCGGACAGAGTACGAGCCGGACATGTTGACTCCCTTTTTACGTGTTCTACTTCTATCGATGTCACGACGCTACTTGACTATTCTCTCCGTGAATGTGAACGATCAATTCGCGTGTAACACGGCGATTGGATCGCGTGACGTCAACGCGCTAGTACCGTAACGTACTCCGGGACTGTATCGGCGAGACTACGCACGTGAGCCGGTCGAAGCGAACTTCGAGATGACGGGCTCGAGCCCCTATTCCGACCGGATACCAAGACCGCTTTCTTAGTCGTATGGCGAGTTTAAATAAGTAGTTCCGCAGCTATGGCGGGGTATGGAATTTGCGAACTTCCTTGTTAGATTGAAGTCGAATCTCAGACAAGGGGTGCGTTACGTCCCGGAGCCGATCAAAGCCCCCCTCCGCCAGCTCGGACTTAGATCGGCGGCGGCGAACGCCTATCGAACGGTTCTCACTCCGTTCGTTCCCTCGGAAGAACGGATTACGATCCACGGTCTTACGTTGCGATTCAGGATCGCGAACGTCGACGAGTATTTGCTGTTCCAGCGGTATCCCGAAACGGATCCTTCCTTTCCAGTTCCCGGGGACATTTTAGATCATCTAACGCCCGACGACGTTTTCTGGGACGTAGGGGCGAACATCGGCATCTACACGTGCCTGGCGGCGGCCAAGATTCAGCCCGGCCACGTCGTCAGCGTCGAACCGAATCCAAACAACGTCGATCGGATCGAGGAGAACCTCGAACTCAACGGACTCGACGCGGACGTCCACGAACGTGCGCTGATGGCAGAGAGCGACGAGCGGATGCTCAAGATTACGGAAGAGGCGGGCGCAGGAGAGTTCGGGTATCTCTCCGATCACGCATCCGATGGAATACGAGTGGAAACGGCGATGGGTGACGAGCTCGTGGCGGAGGGCACTCCTGCACCGGACGTGCTCAAGATCGACGTCGAAGGCGCAGAACTAGAGGTCCTGAAGGGAATTGAACGCACGATATCCGAGGAGGAGTGTCGGGTCATATATCTCGATGTGATAACCTCTGATAGTTATTATGGTTCGCCGACTTCCGAAGACGAAATTTACGAATGGCTTCAGGAACGCGGATTCGAGATCGAGCGGTTGTGGGACTGGTCCAGCGGTCACTTCATTCGTGCCGAACGACCGTCTTGACCTCCGATCCGATCGGATCTGGCGCTCGAGACCAGAATCGATCTTCCAGTTTCGATAGAACCGTTCTCCCTCCAGAGAAGGACGCCAGTTTACGCTGCTGTATCGATTTCATCCAGCAGCTATCGGATCGGCGCGAATATGAAAATGGTAGCCGAATCAGCATCTCTCCCTGGGTGTTTTTACTCCTGTAAACTGTATGACCATCTATGACAACTGTGAGCGTTGTCATTCCAACGTATAACCGGGCTGAATTTCTCTCCCGGGCCGTTACTAGCGTTCTCGATCAGTCTTTTCAGGATTTCGAGGTTATTGTCGTAGATGACGGCTCGATCGATGGGACCGAGGCAGTCGTTAGCGAATACGCGGACGACAGGATCATCTACATTTCACACGAAGTAAATAAAGGTCCCTCGGCTGCTCGAAACACCGGAGTAAAAGCTGCCGAGGGCGAACTTATCGCGTTCCTCGACTCGGACGACGAGTTGGAGCCGACTTTTCTGGAACGTTCGATAGAAACGCTTCAGGCAGAATCCGCCGACTGTGCGGGCACCTTCGTTGCCCTCGAAGTTTATCGGGACGGTGAAGTGGCTACTCATCACGGCGTGACTTCCACGATGTCTTCGCCCGCCGACCTCGGACCGACAGTCGAGGCTGAAGCGAGAACGGGCGGCCTGGTGCTGCGGGCGTCAGTACTCACCGACGTCGGTCCCTTTGACGAAAATATCGCGTACATGGACGACGTAGCGTACTGGGTCGAGCTCCTGCAACGATATTATCTAGTCGGGATCGATGAACCACTCTACAGGTATTATCAGCACGGCGAACAACTCACTGGAGACGATGCCGAAAAAATCGAGGGGTTGACTGAATTCCTCGCGAAATACCATCAGGACTTGTCGTCCGCGTATCGCGCACAATACCGGTATATACTGGGGAAATCCCATCTGCGCCAACGAAACCTGCTGAGAGCCGCGACCGAATTTCGGAGGGCTATCGTCGCCGATCCTCGATGGGCCAGAGAGCTCTCGCATTACCTGTCGAGCAAAATCAGACCGCGGCTGTCCTCCGCGCCGTCATACGTCAAATCCTGCTTGAGAGAGTACACGTAGTTCATTTTAAGTGAGGACGGGAGAGGTCTTCGGTTACGACATTGAACGAGGATTGGAAATATATCGGCGGTCGAGAAGGAGCGTGCCAATAGGACGTTACCTGCGTTATCCTCCCGCTACATCATATCTCACCCTCTAATAGTAAATTGAATTCTAATCGCGGGGATGTAGGCGGATTCAAACAATACCCTCCTATCCGGAACGGTCCGCAGAAGATGTCTCATGATCGCTCGAAATGTACCGCGGGATCCACGCGTTCGTTCTCCCGCTGAGCGAACGACCGTTGTCGCCGGTGATTGTCGGTCCCTCGTCCGCGAATATATCGGCGTCTTATATCGAGTCCTATCGAGTACAACGAAACCGATTACCGAAGCCCGCGAGGCTCTGTCGTGGGGGCGTGGTGGCTGTACGAAGCAGGATCACCGGTCGTGGCGTCGATCACCGATTCGGGCGAAGCGTTCGCAAGGAGGAAAAAACAATTACGCCGAACGTGGGCGGACACCGTAATGGTGGACGAACCGGATCCGGTCGCGGTCGCCGATGCGGCGACGACTTTCCGTGAGAAATACGAGAGCGGTGAAGAGGCGCTCGAGACGCTTCTCGAGGTCGACGCCGAACACGAAACCTGGTCCTTCGACGACATACCGCTCGATTCGGGGACGTTCGGCGAGATCGTTTCACGCGGAATCGTCACGAAGGTCGATGGGGAGTATCGCGTCTCGAGCCGGGAGGGGGTTCGGGCTGGTCTCGACGGTAGACCGGTTTCTCTCGAGGACGATCGAGAGACGGGATTCGGACTCTCGATTCCGATCACATTCGATAGACGTGCGGCGGGAGCGCTAGTCGTTGCGCTCGGCGTGCTGTTCGCGACGCGGAGTTTGATTTACCGATCAGTGATGCGCGGCGAATACGTCGTTCCGCCGTCGAACGATCCGTACCACTACCGATACTGGCTGGAGGTACTGCTGGCAGAGGGCGACGGGAGTGTGATAACGAACCTGCCCGAGGGAGCGGCCGAGACGAGGCCACTGACCCACGCTGCGAACTGGTTCTTCGCCGTGTTGCTCGGCGGAGATCGGTGGGCGGCGGATATGGTCACCGCGTGGTTTCCCGTCGTCGCGACGGTCGCGCTCGGTATCGTCGTCTACTGGCTCGCCGTCGTGGTCACCGACGACGTCCGCGTCGGGGTGGTGTCGGTCTTCCTGCTCGCAATTACACCCCTTCACACCGTGTACACGAGCATCGGCTACCTCGAGCACCGGTCTCACCAGTACTTCTGGCTCGGCGTGACGATGCTGACGCTCGCCTGGTTGGCAGTCGATCTCGAGCGTCGACGGGACGGAGCGTCGACGGCGCGGGAAGCAATTCGCGAGCACCTTCGACAATCGTGGACGTGGGTGGCCGCCGTCGCACTGGGTATCGCAGTCGGCTTCTCGGTACACGCCTGGGGAGGCGGAATTCTGCTGCTCATTCCCGTTGCAGTCTACGTCGGGCTGAAGGTTGCCGTCGACGTCCGAGTCGGCCTCCCGCCAGCGCTGGCGAACCTGCCGATTCTCGTCGGCCTGGGCCTCGGGGCGGCCCTCGCCGCGTTCTTGCACTTCAGCTGGGGGTGGCACGAGGTGTTCGCCGCAGCGATTTCGATGCTCGTGGTGGGCGGCGCCGTCGCCGTCGTCGGACTCGGGGAGCTGTGGCGTCGCCTCGAGTGGCCCACCCGGGGACTCGTCGGACTCGAAGGTGGGCTAGCAGGTATCGGTCTCGTTGCGTTCCGATACCTGCGACCGGAGGACTGGGCGAGACTTTCCGAACGGGCCCTCGAACTGTTTTTCAGGGGCGAGGCCGTGGAGACGGCGACGTTGTTCTCGATGGAGCAATCGATAGTACTCGGCCCGTTGCCGCAGTTCGGGGTCTGGTTTTACATCGCGATCCTGTTTCTGGGATGGGCCTGCTGGACTTCGGTTCGGCGCTACGCGCCCGGGTGGACGCTGCTCTCCGTCTACGGCGTCTTCTGGCTCGTGCTGGCGGCGATTCAGGCTCGCTTCGCCGGACAGCTAACGATCCCGCTCTCGGTTCTCGGAGGGCTGGGCTTCGTGCACCTGCTAGCGTGGGCGAATCTCGCCCGGGTTCCAGCACCGTTCCGAGAGACCGACGGGAACGAGCGAGACGGCACGAGAGCGCGGACCGCCGCAGCAGACGGTGGGGACGCTACAGCAGGCGACGGGAAGCGCGAACCGAGCATCATCTTCCCACGGGACCCTCGGACGCTCGTCGCGCTCGTCTGGATCGGGTTTCTGATCTTCGGGATGAGTCTGTTTTTCGTCCCGACGATAGCCGGGCAGATAACGCACAGTGACGCGGAGTTCGAGGCCGCGATGGCCATCGACGACCACGCCACGGACGTCGATCGGGAGTACCCGGACAACTTCGTGTTGAGTAACTGGGGAGATAACCGCATGTACAACTATTTCGTTAACGGGGAGGCCGATCGATACGCGTACGCGTACGACAATTTCGACGAGTTCCAGACCGACGACGATCCGGACGGCTGGTACGAGGAGTTCGAACGGAGCCAGGTCGGATACGTCGTCCTGACCGACGAGGAGGGAGGGTACCCGGAAGACATAACACAGGCGAAACTTCACGACGAACTCGGCGCGGGCGGGGACGACGGAGAACCGCTCGAGCACTACCAGGCGATCTATATCGACGACGAAGTGACGGCGTTCGCCGTGGTCCCCGGGGCGACGATCACCGCGACCGGCGAACCGGGCGAGACGGTGGTGGTCGAGACCGAGGTGACGGTCTCGGGAGAGACGATCACGTACGAGCGAAACGCGACCGTACGAGAAGACGGATCGCTGGAGGTAACGGTGCCGTACCCCGGAGAATACACCGTCGACGACCGGGAAGTCGACGTCTCGACGGAAGCAGTTGAAAACGGGTCGACAGTGCAGATCGATTGAACGTGATACGTTTGCGGTAACTCGAGTTTCGAGGAGGAACGACGTTTTCCCGAACCGACGTAAGCTACTGATTTAGCGCCGTGTACCGCCGTTTTCGGCCAGCATTCGAAGTCCCGCTTCCAGGGAGACCGCCGGTTCGTATCCGAGTTCGGTTCGGGCTTTTGTAATATCCGCCTCGCTGTGACGAACGTCGCCCTCGCGCGGATCGTCGTAGACGAGTTCGCTGTCGGCGTCGGTCACGTCGATGATCGACTCCGCGAGTTCCGCGATCGTAACTCGGGTTCCCGTTCCCACGTTGTACGCCTCGCCGGCCCGATCGGCCGTCGCAGCCCGGAGGTTTGCCCGTACGACGTCGTCGACGTGAACGAAATCCCGGGTTTGCTTCCCGTCGCCGAAAATAGTCAGCGGATCGTCGTCGCAGGCGCGGTCGACGAAGACGCTGACCACGCCGCTGTAGTCGTTGGCCGGCTGACCGGACCCGTAGACGTTGAAGTAGCGCAGCGCGATCGTCTCGAGACCGTACAGCTCGTTGTAGAGGCGAGCGTAGTGATCAGCCGTGAGTTTCTCGAGTCCGTACGGGGAGGTCGGTGCTTTCGGGTCGTCCTCGGAAACGGGAATTCGAGCGGGGCGCCCGTAGATCGCGGCGCTCGAAGCCAGCACGACGCGGGCGTCGTGATCTCGAGCCGCCTCGAGGAGAGTGAGCGTCCCGGTCGCGTTCCGACCGTGGCTCTCCAGGGGGTCCTCGATAGACTCGGCGACGCTGACGAGCGCTGCTTGGTGAAAAACGACATCGGCACCGCGTATCGTCTCGGCGATGCTTTCGCGGTCGCGGATATCGCCTTCGACGACGGTCGCCTCGCCGGGGACGCGACCGGCTTCTCCGTTTGAGAAGTCGTCGAGGATCGTAACTTCATTGTCGGACACGAGCGCGTGGGCCAATCGGCTGCCGATAAAGCCCGCACCGCCGGTGATGAGGACCGTCGCGTCGGAAAGCGGTGGATCGACCATCGATCGGCGTGGTAGTACGACTGCGACCGTATAAGACGTGTTGGGGATATGCTGCGACGACCGTTCTTTACGAGCCCGCTAACGCCCTCCGACGTTCGAGATTCGTCGGTCGCCTCGAAACATACCTCTCCTCACGGGTGGAATTACTTCGTGGACGAACGGCGTTCGATACGGCGTCATCGATCACTATCCGTAGATTTTTCAGCGCTCTTCATTCTATCGCGCAGATCACATAAATCGAGATTAGATTTTAATATGTTGCGAATTTAATATTTTTCGGCAACGAACCATCACGACAAAGTGTAAAATGGGTTATAATATTCGGGAGTGTGCCAAACAGTGAATGGTAACGGGATGGAAGTACCGCGTAGTGAGCGCCCTCGGCGTGATTCTGCTGACCGCCGGAGCGGTACTCGCGGCGAACCATCGGGTCAGCCAGTGGGTGTTCACGACGTACGTCCCCTTATTCAACCGACTCGAAGTGATCGTGTTAACCGGGGAGTCGCTGTACTGGGCGATTGCCTTGAGCGTACTGGCCGTCGCGGGGAGTCTCAGCCCGTTGTACAAACCGCAACCGCGGCGCGTCCTCGATACCGCCTTTCTCGCGAAAAAGCGCGTCCTCGTCGGCGGCTTCGCGCTCGCGACGTTGGGGTACTTCAAGTGGTCGCACCGATTGCCGCGAGCGACGCTCGTAATGACCATCGGCCTGCTGGCAGTTGCGATCCCCGCGTGGTTCGTCTGGATCCGTCGTCGACCGACGAGCGAACCCGGGCGCACGCTCGTCATCGGTGACGATCTTACGCAAATCGAACGTGTCACCCCGTCGGTCGCGGTTCCCGTCTTCGGGTATCTCTGTCCGTCGACCGTCGGTGCTAGTGACGACGGCTCGCCCGCCGACCCTGCTGCGGACGGCGGGGTAACCGCCGGGAACGACGCCGCGATCGAATTCCAGAATACCATCGGCGTACCGCCCCGCCTCGGCGGATTATCGCGGATCAGGAGCGTACTCGTCGAGTACGACGTCGACACCGTCGTCTTGGCGTTTCGGCGAGCCGATCGAGCGGAGTTTTTCGGCGCGTTGGACGCCTGTCACGAACACGGCGTGAACGCCAAGGTCCACCGGGAGTACACCGACAACGTGCTGGTTTCGACGAGCGACTTCGGCGAGCTGGTCGACGTGGACCTCGAGCCGTGGGATCCGCTCGACCACCTGTTTAAGCGCGCCTTTGACGTGGTCTTCTCTATCGTCGGACTGGTGGTTCTCGCGCCGCTGATGCTCGCGATCGCGACCGCGGTCAAACTCGACGGTCCCGGTCCGGTGCTGTACAGCCAGGAGCGCACGGCAGGATTCGGGGATACCTTCCGCGTGTACAAATTCCGTACGATGGCCCCCGACGAGGAATCCGCGGTTCCGGCCGACGACGAGGAGAACGGTCGGATCACCCGGGTCGGTCGCACGTTGCGGAAGACCCACCTGGACGAACTCCCGCAGCTGTGGTCGATTCTCGCGGGGCGGATGAGCGTCGTCGGCCCCCGGGCCGCGTGGGTCGACGAAGAGCAGGTGCTCGAGCGGGATACGCCCACGTGGCGCAAGCGGTGGTTCGTCAAGCCGGGACTGACCGGCTTGGCACAGATCAACGACGCGAAGAGCACCGATCCGAACGCGAAGCTTCGGTACGATCTCGAGTACATCCGCCGGCAGTCGGTGTGGTTCGACCTCAAGATCGTGATCCGACAGCTCTGGAAAGTGCTCGAAGACGTGTACGCGGTTGTGAGGCGATGAGACGGGACGAACGAGAGTCGCAGCGAACGTCAATGCGGATCCTACGGGTCGCCCAGAAGGTCTATCCGGACGTGAGCGGTGGCGGACCGTACCACGTCCACGCGATGAGCCGCGATCAAGCGGCGATGGGTCACGACGTGACCGTCCTCACCGTCCGGTACGACCCGGACCTGCCCCGGATCGAGGAGCGTGACGGGTACACGGTGGTGCGGTACGATCCGGCCCTCGATCTGCTCGGGAACGACATTAGCCCCGGCGTGGCTCGGCACCTATCGAGTGCAGCGGAGTTCGACGTCGTTCACGCCCATTCACACCTGTACTTCTCGACGAATCTGGCCGCGTTGAAGTGCGCTCTCG contains:
- a CDS encoding glycosyltransferase family 2 protein: MTTVSVVIPTYNRAEFLSRAVTSVLDQSFQDFEVIVVDDGSIDGTEAVVSEYADDRIIYISHEVNKGPSAARNTGVKAAEGELIAFLDSDDELEPTFLERSIETLQAESADCAGTFVALEVYRDGEVATHHGVTSTMSSPADLGPTVEAEARTGGLVLRASVLTDVGPFDENIAYMDDVAYWVELLQRYYLVGIDEPLYRYYQHGEQLTGDDAEKIEGLTEFLAKYHQDLSSAYRAQYRYILGKSHLRQRNLLRAATEFRRAIVADPRWARELSHYLSSKIRPRLSSAPSYVKSCLREYT
- a CDS encoding NAD-dependent epimerase/dehydratase family protein, whose protein sequence is MVDPPLSDATVLITGGAGFIGSRLAHALVSDNEVTILDDFSNGEAGRVPGEATVVEGDIRDRESIAETIRGADVVFHQAALVSVAESIEDPLESHGRNATGTLTLLEAARDHDARVVLASSAAIYGRPARIPVSEDDPKAPTSPYGLEKLTADHYARLYNELYGLETIALRYFNVYGSGQPANDYSGVVSVFVDRACDDDPLTIFGDGKQTRDFVHVDDVVRANLRAATADRAGEAYNVGTGTRVTIAELAESIIDVTDADSELVYDDPREGDVRHSEADITKARTELGYEPAVSLEAGLRMLAENGGTRR
- a CDS encoding MFS transporter — its product is MVDEPDPVAVADAATTFREKYESGEEALETLLEVDAEHETWSFDDIPLDSGTFGEIVSRGIVTKVDGEYRVSSREGVRAGLDGRPVSLEDDRETGFGLSIPITFDRRAAGALVVALGVLFATRSLIYRSVMRGEYVVPPSNDPYHYRYWLEVLLAEGDGSVITNLPEGAAETRPLTHAANWFFAVLLGGDRWAADMVTAWFPVVATVALGIVVYWLAVVVTDDVRVGVVSVFLLAITPLHTVYTSIGYLEHRSHQYFWLGVTMLTLAWLAVDLERRRDGASTAREAIREHLRQSWTWVAAVALGIAVGFSVHAWGGGILLLIPVAVYVGLKVAVDVRVGLPPALANLPILVGLGLGAALAAFLHFSWGWHEVFAAAISMLVVGGAVAVVGLGELWRRLEWPTRGLVGLEGGLAGIGLVAFRYLRPEDWARLSERALELFFRGEAVETATLFSMEQSIVLGPLPQFGVWFYIAILFLGWACWTSVRRYAPGWTLLSVYGVFWLVLAAIQARFAGQLTIPLSVLGGLGFVHLLAWANLARVPAPFRETDGNERDGTRARTAAADGGDATAGDGKREPSIIFPRDPRTLVALVWIGFLIFGMSLFFVPTIAGQITHSDAEFEAAMAIDDHATDVDREYPDNFVLSNWGDNRMYNYFVNGEADRYAYAYDNFDEFQTDDDPDGWYEEFERSQVGYVVLTDEEGGYPEDITQAKLHDELGAGGDDGEPLEHYQAIYIDDEVTAFAVVPGATITATGEPGETVVVETEVTVSGETITYERNATVREDGSLEVTVPYPGEYTVDDREVDVSTEAVENGSTVQID
- a CDS encoding FkbM family methyltransferase — translated: MEFANFLVRLKSNLRQGVRYVPEPIKAPLRQLGLRSAAANAYRTVLTPFVPSEERITIHGLTLRFRIANVDEYLLFQRYPETDPSFPVPGDILDHLTPDDVFWDVGANIGIYTCLAAAKIQPGHVVSVEPNPNNVDRIEENLELNGLDADVHERALMAESDERMLKITEEAGAGEFGYLSDHASDGIRVETAMGDELVAEGTPAPDVLKIDVEGAELEVLKGIERTISEEECRVIYLDVITSDSYYGSPTSEDEIYEWLQERGFEIERLWDWSSGHFIRAERPS
- a CDS encoding sugar transferase — encoded protein: MVTGWKYRVVSALGVILLTAGAVLAANHRVSQWVFTTYVPLFNRLEVIVLTGESLYWAIALSVLAVAGSLSPLYKPQPRRVLDTAFLAKKRVLVGGFALATLGYFKWSHRLPRATLVMTIGLLAVAIPAWFVWIRRRPTSEPGRTLVIGDDLTQIERVTPSVAVPVFGYLCPSTVGASDDGSPADPAADGGVTAGNDAAIEFQNTIGVPPRLGGLSRIRSVLVEYDVDTVVLAFRRADRAEFFGALDACHEHGVNAKVHREYTDNVLVSTSDFGELVDVDLEPWDPLDHLFKRAFDVVFSIVGLVVLAPLMLAIATAVKLDGPGPVLYSQERTAGFGDTFRVYKFRTMAPDEESAVPADDEENGRITRVGRTLRKTHLDELPQLWSILAGRMSVVGPRAAWVDEEQVLERDTPTWRKRWFVKPGLTGLAQINDAKSTDPNAKLRYDLEYIRRQSVWFDLKIVIRQLWKVLEDVYAVVRR